A segment of the Mangrovimonas sp. YM274 genome:
CCAACAACGATGGCATCAAAATGACTTAAGGTTTCTTCCGAAATGTCCTCAGGTTTTATAGTCATTACATTGTATCCTATTTGTTGCAGACTTTCAGGGATCACATCGCCAGCACCTTCAATATACCCAATGTTGTGGCCTATTTTTTGAATGTTCAATCTCACAATTTTACTTTCGCTTGGAAGTAACACCGTTTGAAATGGAATATGGTCATAATCTATTTCAATCATCTCTCTTGTATAGATGTTGTCTCCAACATGAACCATTGGTGTAATTAAACCTTCATCTTGGTTTTTAGGAGGAATAATAGTGAATATTACAGTTTGTTCTTCTCCCTTATGCTTAATATTTACAGACTGTTTTTCGGGATAAACTGTCCAGCCTTTAGGGTGGGCCAATGTCACCGCTCCTTGTAAGTTATTAATCCCAGCTTTTACAATTACTGAAACCTGTTTCTCTTCATCAGTATCAAAAATGATTACTTTTTCGGCAAGTTTTGCGGATGCCTCAGGAACGATTTCAAAAGGTTTGTACACTTCGCCTTTTACAGGATCATTGGTCTTGTAAATTACGGGTCGTGTAAAAGAAATAGCTGTTCCTTCAATAAGTAAATCAAAGGTGGCATTGTATACTCTTGGCGTTTCAGGTTTTCCAATCAGTGATTTGTCATCTACACGATACATGCCCAAAGTTCCTTTGCTGGTTAACCAATAAGGTGTAGTAGGCTGTTGCTGGTCATCAACCTTTAAAGACTCATGGAAGGAATGGCTTTCATTGTTGGATAAAACAATGTTTTTGGAAGTTTTGGTATTATTTAAAGTGAAATTTTGAAATGTTATGTTGGCTTCACTTCGGTTGATAGCTTCAATGCTTACGTCTACGGTGCTACCAGCAGTAGTATGATTGGTATTGGCTGCAGCTTCAAGATACAGTCCAGCACAGGCAGCAATAATTTGCTTTATTTCTTTGGTTTTGATGGTTCTCCAGTGGTCATCCTCTAAATTTTGGATTAGTTTATATGCTTCCATCAACTGTGGAATAGAGGCTGCAGGGTTTTGAAAATTGTATTCATTTTCAACAGTTTCCAAAAGGTCACCAATGGCTTGTCCTCCTTTTACACGTGTCCACGAGGTATTGATGCCTTCAAAAATATTTTGTCCATCTGCAGGCATGTCGCCTTTAATCAATTCAATGTATTCCATTTGCGAACCACGAGTTCCTGTATTTCCAAAGCCTTGTGATTTGTGTTGACTGCGGCTAAGGGAAGCAATTTCAGTGTTGCTAAGTCCTTTTGAGGGGTAATAGGTACCAATATCGAAGGACAAAAAGTTACTTTTGTTGGCTTTTTTAAATTTTTCTTCACTGCCATAAAACCACCAAGACGTGTTAAAAAATAAACGCTTGGGTTGCCAAACACTTGTTGATTTAAGTTGGTTTTGGAATTTGCTTGGGTCGTTAACCAAATCAAAGGCTTCTACACTTAACATAGCAGAGCTAGTATGGTGTCCGTGAGTGGTTCCTGGACTGCGATGATCAAACCTATTGATGATCACATCTGGTTTGAATTGGCGAATGGCCAGAACCACATCGCTTAATACTTCATTTTTATTCCATATCTGCAAGGTTTCGTCTGGGTGCTTGGAATATCCAAAATCGTTGGCTCTTGTAAAGCGTTGTTCGCCGCCATCTATTTGCCTAGCCGTAAGTAATTCCTGTGTGCGGATCACTCCTAATAACTCCCTTATTTCAGGACCAATTAGGTTTTGTCCTCCGTCACCCCTGGTAAGGGAAAGGTAGGCTGTGCGAG
Coding sequences within it:
- a CDS encoding PIG-L family deacetylase, giving the protein MKKQILAFFISVTTCVGLYAQQPQKPNASEIYESIKKLNFLGSVLYVAAHPDDENTRLIAYMSNQVKARTAYLSLTRGDGGQNLIGPEIRELLGVIRTQELLTARQIDGGEQRFTRANDFGYSKHPDETLQIWNKNEVLSDVVLAIRQFKPDVIINRFDHRSPGTTHGHHTSSAMLSVEAFDLVNDPSKFQNQLKSTSVWQPKRLFFNTSWWFYGSEEKFKKANKSNFLSFDIGTYYPSKGLSNTEIASLSRSQHKSQGFGNTGTRGSQMEYIELIKGDMPADGQNIFEGINTSWTRVKGGQAIGDLLETVENEYNFQNPAASIPQLMEAYKLIQNLEDDHWRTIKTKEIKQIIAACAGLYLEAAANTNHTTAGSTVDVSIEAINRSEANITFQNFTLNNTKTSKNIVLSNNESHSFHESLKVDDQQQPTTPYWLTSKGTLGMYRVDDKSLIGKPETPRVYNATFDLLIEGTAISFTRPVIYKTNDPVKGEVYKPFEIVPEASAKLAEKVIIFDTDEEKQVSVIVKAGINNLQGAVTLAHPKGWTVYPEKQSVNIKHKGEEQTVIFTIIPPKNQDEGLITPMVHVGDNIYTREMIEIDYDHIPFQTVLLPSESKIVRLNIQKIGHNIGYIEGAGDVIPESLQQIGYNVMTIKPEDISEETLSHFDAIVVGVRAYNTIDDLKFKQQLLFDYVANGGNMIVQYNTSHRLKTEQLAPYKLELSRDRVTDEFAQVDFLEPKHELLNFPNKITEHDFEGWTQERGLYFPNSWGKEFTPILEMHDKGESKKKGSLLVAKYGKGYYIYTGLSFFREFPAGVPGAYRLFANMLSIGKEDIKTNKPLND